The following DNA comes from Verrucomicrobiota bacterium.
AGTGACTTCGATCCTGGTGCTGTTAGTAATGGATGAGGAGAGAACGGGTTCAGGTGCAGAAGGCTCAACACTACCGTTCCTGCCTGTCTCGAAAAAGTATATGGCTCCGAAGGCGATAATGTTCAGGAGGGCGAGAAAAATAGTAAGCTTGAGTCGCATAGGCTAGCGGCGGATGAGAGCAACGAGGATTCCGATCAGTGCGAGTACCGATGCGGGGATCATTAGCCAGATAAGAAGATTGCGAAGATCGGACTGGCTGAGAATGACCATGTATCCGCGGACGTCTTTTGCGGCGATGTTGATGTTGTTTCCGACATCCATACACCAATTCAATGCACTTAAAAAGAGGAGACGATTGCCAAAAGCGTCGAGCCGGGAATTTGTAATGAAGTCCGCGTTGCCAATCACCAGAATTTTACCGCCCTGAACCGCAGAAAGGGCAAAGTCAAAGCCCGTCTCCGAACTACGCTGCGAGGCGACCGCAATGGGAACTGGTCCCGGCAGGTCTTCGCTCTCATCGAAAGAAATAGTGGATCCGGGGCGAAGCTCGTTTTCAGCCCAACTCTGCGGTGATGTCAGGAGGAGCGTATCCAGTTGAATAGTATCCGGGTTCCGCGCATTTTCGAGATCGGGAAGGATTGGTCGTGGGAGACCAAAAAGGGCGGTTAGTCCAAGGTTTTTGATGAAGTTGCCAACCGGGTGCTCGGAAAATTCCCGGATGATCAGGTCGCCGGTCGCTGATTGAAAATCGGGTCCTACGTCCACGACAAACCGATCATCGATCCGTATACCCCATTCGAGGGCGAGCTCTTCCAGACCAGTTTGTCCTCCGGGTTCAAAGAGTGCCAAGACGCTCCCGTTGTCGTTTGAGAGATAGTCTCGAAGAAGACTCGTTTCGCGTTCACGGAACTGCGTCGCAGGTGCGGCGATCACGACTGTTCCCGCGTCTTCAGGGATCCGCGCAAAATTGGAAAGTTCAATGGTTTCGACGGTAAAGCCCCGCTCCTGGAGGAACGAGTAGAGCTTGGATAAACCATTGAGGGCGTCGACGCTTTGAAGAGAGAGCTCGCCC
Coding sequences within:
- a CDS encoding GldG family protein; the encoded protein is MSSRDDFRRTNRWRRLNILLQILFCLSLIAAVNHLGSTFFERRDLTEDRKFSLSPETEAYLVSVEAPVEIFVIVPDIDSDMTTRRVLRDLRKLLANMEFVAEREGNQNIRVEFIDVFRERNRAREVLGRHGITTMNSILVTSGTRMKQVSIDSLYTFEDGEMRAFRGETEFLSAILQVTQQNDQKVYFLSGQGELSLQSVDALNGLSKLYSFLQERGFTVETIELSNFARIPEDAGTVVIAAPATQFRERETSLLRDYLSNDNGSVLALFEPGGQTGLEELALEWGIRIDDRFVVDVGPDFQSATGDLIIREFSEHPVGNFIKNLGLTALFGLPRPILPDLENARNPDTIQLDTLLLTSPQSWAENELRPGSTISFDESEDLPGPVPIAVASQRSSETGFDFALSAVQGGKILVIGNADFITNSRLDAFGNRLLFLSALNWCMDVGNNINIAAKDVRGYMVILSQSDLRNLLIWLMIPASVLALIGILVALIRR